In the Arthrobacter sp. 31Y genome, one interval contains:
- the murJ gene encoding murein biosynthesis integral membrane protein MurJ — MSEAKTTQSVQSGEARSSAIMAAGTLVSRFLGFAKTWMLGAALGLGSTINDTFINANNLPNLIFLLVAGGVFNAVLVPQIIKASKAPDRGADYISRLLTLAVLVLLALTALVTLAAPLVIDLTTQGYSEQQKALAVTFAFWCLPQIFFYGLYALLTQVLNAHGAFGPAMWAPILNNLVAITGLGMFIWILGENIYNPHTLDNWGPTQTLLIAGFSTFGVVAQTAILLIPVFRLRLGLRPRFGWRGVGLGQAAKLSVWTLATAAVGQLAFLYIMRIATIPGAERLRLDNAGDKAAAAVLPGNAVLEVASQLYLLPHSIIALSLATVLFNRMTRASQDGNKAELREALSHGLRTMAVATVFGALALFALAGPLGMFFSGGEPQDGVMLAQTLTILALSTPFLSANFMMSRVFYANEDARTPLYVQLWLAIIYVVGAFFIQFLPVGQIIYAIAILYTLGNILSVVISVVFLRRLLGHLDGPRIANSYIRMGYAGLGSALAGAGALWLLGSYRADGFAWSSRPAALVTVVVVGPVMLIAYLILLRVFHVTELRDLLRPLMGRLGRGTPAPVTGAATESPTPARATVSDDTGLIPRISGEFDAASFRAGPALAPQRSSDPTEPAAEVPSEAPKTYLPEEETPSTARGGKFKPQVPLPGRRTYQGDAGQNPYFPARGNHRK, encoded by the coding sequence CAGTCCGTTCAGTCCGGAGAAGCACGTTCCAGCGCCATCATGGCAGCAGGAACGCTCGTTTCCCGGTTCCTTGGCTTCGCCAAAACCTGGATGCTCGGCGCCGCACTCGGCCTGGGTTCCACCATCAATGACACGTTCATTAACGCGAACAACCTGCCCAACCTGATCTTCCTGCTGGTGGCCGGCGGCGTGTTCAACGCAGTCCTGGTCCCGCAGATCATCAAGGCAAGCAAGGCACCCGACCGTGGTGCGGACTACATCAGCCGCCTGCTGACCCTCGCAGTCCTGGTGCTGCTGGCGTTGACCGCGCTGGTGACACTCGCGGCGCCGCTGGTCATCGACCTCACAACACAGGGCTATTCCGAGCAACAAAAAGCCTTGGCGGTCACCTTCGCTTTCTGGTGCCTGCCGCAGATCTTCTTCTACGGGCTCTACGCCCTCCTTACCCAGGTGCTGAACGCCCACGGAGCGTTCGGCCCCGCCATGTGGGCTCCCATCCTCAACAACCTAGTGGCTATCACAGGCCTGGGGATGTTCATCTGGATTCTGGGCGAGAACATCTACAACCCGCATACTTTGGACAACTGGGGCCCCACCCAGACCCTCCTCATTGCCGGTTTCTCCACATTTGGTGTGGTGGCGCAGACCGCCATCCTGCTGATTCCCGTCTTCCGCTTGCGCCTTGGGCTACGTCCCCGGTTCGGCTGGCGCGGCGTGGGGCTGGGCCAGGCCGCCAAGTTGAGCGTCTGGACGCTGGCAACTGCCGCCGTCGGGCAGCTGGCGTTCCTGTACATCATGAGAATTGCCACCATTCCCGGTGCTGAGCGCCTGCGTTTGGACAACGCCGGGGACAAGGCGGCTGCCGCGGTCCTGCCCGGTAACGCTGTCCTGGAAGTCGCGAGCCAGCTGTACTTGCTGCCACACTCCATCATTGCCCTGTCCCTGGCAACTGTCCTCTTTAACCGGATGACGCGTGCGTCGCAGGACGGCAACAAAGCCGAACTGCGCGAAGCCCTGTCCCACGGACTCCGCACCATGGCCGTGGCCACGGTCTTCGGTGCCCTGGCGCTTTTCGCCTTGGCAGGTCCGCTGGGCATGTTCTTCTCCGGCGGCGAGCCGCAGGACGGCGTCATGCTGGCCCAGACGCTCACCATACTTGCCCTCAGCACACCCTTCCTGAGCGCAAACTTCATGATGTCCCGCGTGTTTTACGCCAACGAGGACGCCCGCACGCCCCTGTATGTCCAGCTGTGGCTGGCGATCATCTACGTGGTGGGCGCATTCTTCATCCAGTTCCTCCCCGTCGGCCAGATCATCTACGCGATCGCCATTCTCTACACACTGGGCAACATCCTGTCCGTGGTGATCAGCGTGGTGTTCCTGCGGCGCCTGCTGGGTCACCTCGACGGTCCCCGCATCGCCAACTCGTATATCCGGATGGGCTACGCAGGCCTGGGTTCTGCGCTGGCCGGTGCAGGAGCCTTGTGGCTCTTGGGTAGTTACCGCGCCGACGGCTTCGCGTGGAGCAGCCGCCCGGCCGCCCTGGTGACGGTGGTCGTCGTCGGGCCGGTCATGCTGATTGCGTACCTGATCCTTCTCCGCGTCTTCCACGTCACGGAATTACGCGACCTCCTGCGCCCACTCATGGGTCGTCTGGGTCGAGGCACACCCGCACCAGTTACCGGCGCAGCAACAGAAAGCCCGACGCCGGCACGCGCCACAGTCTCCGACGATACCGGTTTGATTCCGCGCATCTCCGGTGAATTTGACGCTGCCTCGTTCAGGGCCGGACCCGCGCTTGCACCCCAGCGCTCCAGCGACCCCACCGAGCCAGCCGCGGAAGTCCCATCAGAGGCGCCGAAGACCTACCTGCCGGAGGAGGAAACGCCCAGCACAGCTCGTGGCGGCAAATTCAAACCACAGGTACCGCTGCCGGGCCGGCGCACCTACCAAGGCGACGCCGGACAGAATCCATACTTCCCCGCGCGCGGAAACCACAGGAAGTGA